From a region of the Tachysurus fulvidraco isolate hzauxx_2018 chromosome 5, HZAU_PFXX_2.0, whole genome shotgun sequence genome:
- the slc16a1a gene encoding monocarboxylate transporter 1a isoform X1 has protein sequence MPLAVGGPVGYTPPEGGWGWAVVVGAFISIGFSYAFPKSITVFFKEIEVIFQASSSQVSWISSIMLAVMYGAGPISSILVNKYGSRPIMIAGGCLSGAGLIAASFCNTVGGLYFFVGIVGGLGLAFNLNPALTMIGKYFYKRRPIANGIAMAGSPVLLSTLAPMNSWLFDKFGWRGSFLILGGLLLNCCVAGSLMRPIGPKPRPAVKEVSANREKKTVMKIINSFIDLSLFKHRGFILYLIGNIIMFFGLFTPLVFLSNFAKSRDIAKDKAAFLLSVLAFVDMVVRPSMGTVANTKWVRPRIQYFFAASVLFNGVCHILAPLSVDYLGFVIYSIFFGFGFGWLSCVLFETLMDLVGIQRFSSAVGLVTIVECGPVLLSPPLLGKFNDIYHDYKYTYITCGIFLMVASVFLFICMGINYRLLDKEAKEEARKSQLKGKEEESTIDIADKETAAGQRENRDNKTAEDTV, from the exons ATGCCGCTTGCAGTTGGTGGCCCTGTGGGTTACACTCCTCCAGAGGGGGGATGGGGTTGGGCAGTTGTGGTTGGTGCCTTCATCTCTATTGGTTTCTCCTATGCTTTCCCAAAGTCCATCACTGTGTTCTTCAAAGAGATTGAAGTAATCTTTCAAGCCAGCAGTAGCCAGGTCTCCTGGATCTCATCCATCATGCTAGCTGTCATGTATGGTGCAG GTCCAATTAGCAGTATTCTGGTGAATAAGTATGGCAGTCGTCCAATCATGATAGCAGGGGGCTGCCTGTCAGGAGCTGGACTCATTGCTGCATCTTTCTGCAACACAGTGGGGGGATTGTATTTCTTTGTGGGTATTGTAGGAG GTTTAGGACTTGCGTTCAATCTCAATCCAGCCCTCACTATGATTGGCAAATACTTCTACAAAAGGAGGCCGATTGCAAATGGCATTGCCATGGCCGGCAGTCCTGTGCTTCTATCCACTTTAGCTCCTATGAACAGTTGGCTTTTTGACAAGTTTGGTTGGAGGGGTAGCTTCCTAATCCTGGGTGGGCTTTTGCTCAACTGTTGTGTAGCTGGATCACTCATGAGGCCTATTGGGCCAAAACCCAGACCTGCTGTGAAGGAGGTTAGTGCTAATAGAGAGAAGAAGACAGTGATGAAGATTATCAACAGTTTCATTGATCTGTCTCTCTTCAAACACCGTGGATTCATCCTCTACCTCATAGGCAACATTATCATGTTCTTTGGCCTTTTCACCCCACTAGTTTTCCTCAGTAATTTTGCCAAAAGTAGGGATATAGCAAAGGATAAAGCAGCGTTTTTACTTTCAGTACTGGCCTTTGTGGACATGGTGGTGCGGCCATCCATGGGAACAGTGGCCAACACCAAGTGGGTCAGACCGAGGATACAGTATTTCTTTGCCGCCTCAGTTCTATTTAATGGTGTATGCCATATTCTTGCACCTCTTTCAGTTGATTATCTAGGGTTTGTTATCTATTCTATCTTCTTTGGGTTTGGGTTCGGGTGGCTGAGCTGTGTGCTTTTTGAAACCCTGATGGACTTGGTAGGAATTCAGCGCTTCTCCAGTGCTGTGGGCCTGGTCACCATTGTGGAATGTGGACCAGTTTTACTTAGCCCTCCATTGCTCG GAAAATTTAATGACATCTACCATGACTACAAGTACACTTACATAACCTGTGGAATATTCCTGATGGTTGCAAGCGTGTTCCTTTTTATCTGCATGGGCATTAACTATAGGCTACTGGATAAGGAAGCAAAGGAGGAAGCTAGAAAATCTCAGCTAaaaggaaaagaggaagaatCCACCATAGACATTGCAGACAAGGAGACAGCTGCTggacagagagaaaacagagacaATAAAACAGCAGAAGATACTGTGTGA
- the slc16a1a gene encoding monocarboxylate transporter 1a isoform X2 → MIAGGCLSGAGLIAASFCNTVGGLYFFVGIVGGLGLAFNLNPALTMIGKYFYKRRPIANGIAMAGSPVLLSTLAPMNSWLFDKFGWRGSFLILGGLLLNCCVAGSLMRPIGPKPRPAVKEVSANREKKTVMKIINSFIDLSLFKHRGFILYLIGNIIMFFGLFTPLVFLSNFAKSRDIAKDKAAFLLSVLAFVDMVVRPSMGTVANTKWVRPRIQYFFAASVLFNGVCHILAPLSVDYLGFVIYSIFFGFGFGWLSCVLFETLMDLVGIQRFSSAVGLVTIVECGPVLLSPPLLGKFNDIYHDYKYTYITCGIFLMVASVFLFICMGINYRLLDKEAKEEARKSQLKGKEEESTIDIADKETAAGQRENRDNKTAEDTV, encoded by the exons ATGATAGCAGGGGGCTGCCTGTCAGGAGCTGGACTCATTGCTGCATCTTTCTGCAACACAGTGGGGGGATTGTATTTCTTTGTGGGTATTGTAGGAG GTTTAGGACTTGCGTTCAATCTCAATCCAGCCCTCACTATGATTGGCAAATACTTCTACAAAAGGAGGCCGATTGCAAATGGCATTGCCATGGCCGGCAGTCCTGTGCTTCTATCCACTTTAGCTCCTATGAACAGTTGGCTTTTTGACAAGTTTGGTTGGAGGGGTAGCTTCCTAATCCTGGGTGGGCTTTTGCTCAACTGTTGTGTAGCTGGATCACTCATGAGGCCTATTGGGCCAAAACCCAGACCTGCTGTGAAGGAGGTTAGTGCTAATAGAGAGAAGAAGACAGTGATGAAGATTATCAACAGTTTCATTGATCTGTCTCTCTTCAAACACCGTGGATTCATCCTCTACCTCATAGGCAACATTATCATGTTCTTTGGCCTTTTCACCCCACTAGTTTTCCTCAGTAATTTTGCCAAAAGTAGGGATATAGCAAAGGATAAAGCAGCGTTTTTACTTTCAGTACTGGCCTTTGTGGACATGGTGGTGCGGCCATCCATGGGAACAGTGGCCAACACCAAGTGGGTCAGACCGAGGATACAGTATTTCTTTGCCGCCTCAGTTCTATTTAATGGTGTATGCCATATTCTTGCACCTCTTTCAGTTGATTATCTAGGGTTTGTTATCTATTCTATCTTCTTTGGGTTTGGGTTCGGGTGGCTGAGCTGTGTGCTTTTTGAAACCCTGATGGACTTGGTAGGAATTCAGCGCTTCTCCAGTGCTGTGGGCCTGGTCACCATTGTGGAATGTGGACCAGTTTTACTTAGCCCTCCATTGCTCG GAAAATTTAATGACATCTACCATGACTACAAGTACACTTACATAACCTGTGGAATATTCCTGATGGTTGCAAGCGTGTTCCTTTTTATCTGCATGGGCATTAACTATAGGCTACTGGATAAGGAAGCAAAGGAGGAAGCTAGAAAATCTCAGCTAaaaggaaaagaggaagaatCCACCATAGACATTGCAGACAAGGAGACAGCTGCTggacagagagaaaacagagacaATAAAACAGCAGAAGATACTGTGTGA